The proteins below are encoded in one region of Malaclemys terrapin pileata isolate rMalTer1 chromosome 8, rMalTer1.hap1, whole genome shotgun sequence:
- the CCDC190 gene encoding coiled-coil domain-containing protein 190 — MAEGDPSRRWELERQDVKRAEARLSHGLQDLEEARFYQMNSMIKEQRQIQKELQKLQQGNSRKKAHVTLGDLSQEVGKRSALPMLPTSSGQQHSKRRVEQLRAPRSTLPKMEGPRQAAQSPLQHQTCDHDVLDNAGQESSGRHGSTSTCTQTKAASSITDISLSDLRHSIARRLSTSANPAEHEETNSQGELGTGPTVLPCGQTEASDVDGSDTMPKPTSCTERKKPSLGHEKLSSDTDPYASDRSHLRPMHSRPGFLELYAEARKARYIRHKGIPASEKELSLQEIFGHENSLDSSPPGAAQP; from the exons ATGGCAGAGGGAGACCCATCCAGGCGCTGGGAGCTGGAGAGACAGGATGTCAAGCGGGCTGAAGCCCGGCTCAGCCATGGGCTGCAGGACTTAGAGGAAGCACGATTCTACCAAATGAATTCAATGATCAAAGAGCAGAGGCAGATCCAGAAGGAGCTACAGAAACTGCAACAAG GCAATTCCCGGAAGAAGGCCCATGTGACTCTCGGGGACCTCTCCCAGGAGGTTGGTAAAAGGTCAGCTCTGCCCATGCTCCCAACTTCGTCAGGGCAGCAGCACAGCAAGAGACGAGTGGAGCAACTGAG AGCACCGAGAAGTACTTTGCCCAAGATGGAGGGACCCAGACAGGCAGCCCAATCACCCTTGCAGCATCAGACATGCGACCATGATGTCCTGGATAATGCGGGGCAGGAGTCCTCTGGAAGGCATGGGTCAACTTCAACATGCACCCAGACCAAAGCTGCAAGCTCCATCACAGACATCAGCCTGTCAGACCTCAGGCATTCCATCGCTAGGCGGCTGAGCACCTCTGCCAATCCGGCAGAGCACGAAGAAACCAACAGCCAAGGAGAGCTGGGTACAGGCCCCACAGTGCTGCCCTGTGGACAGACAGAGGCCAGCGATGTGGATGGCAGTGACACCATGCCCAAGCCCACTAGCTGCACAGAGAGAAAGAAGCCTTCCCTTGGCCACGAGAAGCTAAGTTCTGATACAGATCCATATGCCTCAGACAGAAGCCACCTCAGACCCATGCACAGCAGGCCTGGGTTTCTGGAGTTGTATGCTGAAGCCAGGAAGGCCCGGTATATCCGGCACAAGGGCATTCCAGCCTCAGAGAAGGAACTCAGCCTGCAAGAGATCTTTGGGCATGAAAACAGCTTAGACTCCAGCCCCCCAGGAGCAGCACAACCCTGA